The following DNA comes from Armatimonadota bacterium.
ACCCCACCTCCGCGTCTCCCTCTCTCACCGTTCAACTGCGTACCTCCCAGAACCGCTGGGGGCGGGCAAAAGCCCGCCCCCAGCTTCCTCCCCTACGGCTCGATCTCCAGGTAGCCCATCATCTCCAGGTGCAGCGCGGAGCAGAACTCCGTGCAGTAGAAGGGGTACACGCCCGGCCGCTCTGCCCGCAGAACCACCGTCTCCGTCTTCCCGGGTTCCAGGCTCAGGTTCACGTTGTGCCGGTCGATGGCGAACCCGTGGATCGCGTCCTTCGTCCGTTCCACATTCGTCAGATGGAAGATCACCGTGTCGCCCCGCTTCACCCGCACCCGATCCGGTACGAAGTGGCTCCTGAGGACGGTCATATACACCCGTACCGTCCGCCCCTCCCGCACGATCCGGGACTGTCCGGGCTTCGTCGCGTGTGGGTCGGGCCGCATGGTCCGCGGGTTGGTGCCCGTCGGGTACACCTCCCACGGCCGCAGCCGGTCCATCCGGATGATCTGCGCCAGGTGCGGCTCCCCGATCCCGATGGGCATGTTGTACAGCAGCTTCATCTCGTCCCCGCTGATGTCGATCAGCTGGAAGTTCTGCGGCAGTAGCGGTCCGACGTTCTTGTACTGGTCCACGGACCACTTGTTGAGAGCCACCAGGTACTTGCCGCCCGGCTTCACCGTGTCACCCTCCACTGCGGTCAGGTGGCCGATGTTGTACTGGACCGGCAGCTTCTGCACCAGCTTCCACCCACGGTCTGCCGGGTTGTATGGCGGCCCCAAGGTCCACTTGGCGACCGCGCTGTCCAGGAACAGGCTGGTGTACGCGTTCCCCTTGTCGTCGAACATCGTGTGGAGCGGCCCCAAGCCCAGCTTCACCTGAGCCGCCACAACCGCGTCGAACTTCAGGATGGGTACCCCGTAGTCGTCCCGACCAGCGAACGCCTTGTTGCGGATGGCTTCCTGGATCTTCCGGAAGCTGTAGACGGTGACGTTGGGGTCCAACTTGCCGCCCACCACGATGTAGTCGCCCCGTGGGGCCACATCCAGCCCATGGGGGCTCTTCGGCTCCGGCGCCAGGTACAGGATGCCTGCTTCCACCGCGTCCCGCAGCCGGATCACCTTCATCCCGTTGACCACGGTGTACCGGCCCTGGGCCACGAGCTGCTCGGCCCGCCTCCAGTTCACGATGTGCAGGTAGTCCATGTCCCGGGCCGACGCACCCACC
Coding sequences within:
- the nosZ gene encoding Sec-dependent nitrous-oxide reductase, coding for MKWERTLIGLVAVTTAVVLGVSLAGQAQRAGTLPQDVQSLIEAKGLTPDQVRAAIQTYVPPGKHDEYLMFSSAGQGGQVLVIGIPSMRLLRVIGVFAPEPWQGYGVGSEETETILGWRSKDPRLAWGDTHHPALSETNGEYDGKWLFINDKAGSRIAVIDLRDFATKQIVTNPNAVSNHGAVVSPNTEYVLEVTQYAAPFPFRYVPLTQENYNRHYRGLATFWKFDRGTGRIDVGKSFQIELPPYWQDLADFGKLESDGWAFWNSFNSERAIGGTLEKRPPIEVGASARDMDYLHIVNWRRAEQLVAQGRYTVVNGMKVIRLRDAVEAGILYLAPEPKSPHGLDVAPRGDYIVVGGKLDPNVTVYSFRKIQEAIRNKAFAGRDDYGVPILKFDAVVAAQVKLGLGPLHTMFDDKGNAYTSLFLDSAVAKWTLGPPYNPADRGWKLVQKLPVQYNIGHLTAVEGDTVKPGGKYLVALNKWSVDQYKNVGPLLPQNFQLIDISGDEMKLLYNMPIGIGEPHLAQIIRMDRLRPWEVYPTGTNPRTMRPDPHATKPGQSRIVREGRTVRVYMTVLRSHFVPDRVRVKRGDTVIFHLTNVERTKDAIHGFAIDRHNVNLSLEPGKTETVVLRAERPGVYPFYCTEFCSALHLEMMGYLEIEP